A region of Planococcus sp. MSAK28401 DNA encodes the following proteins:
- a CDS encoding MerR family transcriptional regulator produces the protein MYIVQKLATLAGVSARTLRYYDSIGLLTPQKNESGYRVYGSAEIDRLQLILFYRELGFGLQDIAKLLDDPDFDETEALIGQREQLMRERSRLDLLITNVEKTISTKQGESRMADHEKFEGFKKQLVEDNETAFGKEIRDKYGDAEVDRSNAKMLGMDEERYEAFKCLEQEILEKLEHALKEGEPAGAVGQEVADLHRQWLGFTWGSYEPKAHAGLAEMYVADERFAAYYEKAGEGAAQFLRDAIIAYTDQQSK, from the coding sequence ATGTATATAGTTCAGAAATTGGCAACGCTTGCCGGCGTGAGTGCGCGCACTTTGCGTTATTACGATTCGATCGGCTTACTGACGCCGCAGAAAAATGAATCCGGCTACCGAGTATACGGGAGCGCAGAAATTGACCGTCTCCAACTCATCTTATTTTACCGGGAGCTCGGCTTTGGGCTTCAAGACATCGCAAAGCTTTTGGATGACCCGGATTTTGATGAGACCGAGGCATTGATCGGGCAGCGGGAACAATTGATGCGGGAACGCAGCCGCCTGGACCTTTTGATTACAAATGTGGAAAAAACGATTTCCACAAAACAAGGGGAGAGTCGAATGGCAGATCATGAAAAGTTCGAAGGATTCAAGAAGCAGCTGGTCGAGGACAATGAAACGGCTTTTGGAAAAGAAATCCGCGACAAATATGGCGACGCGGAAGTTGACCGTTCCAACGCCAAAATGCTGGGCATGGACGAAGAACGATACGAAGCATTCAAGTGCCTTGAGCAAGAGATCCTAGAAAAGCTGGAGCATGCGCTGAAAGAAGGCGAACCAGCGGGAGCCGTGGGACAGGAAGTAGCCGATTTGCACCGTCAGTGGCTCGGATTTACATGGGGCAGCTACGAGCCGAAAGCGCATGCCGGACTGGCGGAAATGTATGTCGCGGATGAACGCTTCGCGGCCTATTATGAAAAAGCCGGTGAAGGGGCAGCGCAATTTTTGCGGGATGCGATCATCGCCTATACAGATCAGCAAAGTAAATGA
- a CDS encoding endonuclease/exonuclease/phosphatase family protein: MLTVMSFNIASGKRIDGKLDLELTAQAIEQGKVDVAGLQEVDRNFSSRSRFWDQAKWLSKRLGMHMAYGPNLVDRGAGGGRPKREYGNAILSRYPIVSSQNHDLSAVEVHPEEFEPRGMLEAIIEMEGFRFSFYNTHLSLIDEEVDRSLTEILTIITDNPLPQVLVGDFNAAPSTKHVKRFSKHFYNAFGSGPYPDTYKKQGDHGQKIDYIFHDAHFQAIEAWIIDTEASDHVPIVAKIRNLQNHNNI, from the coding sequence GTGCTGACAGTGATGAGCTTTAATATTGCATCAGGTAAACGAATCGACGGAAAGCTGGATCTTGAACTAACGGCCCAGGCAATTGAACAAGGAAAAGTGGATGTCGCTGGATTGCAGGAAGTGGACAGGAATTTTTCCTCCCGCAGCCGTTTTTGGGACCAGGCCAAATGGCTGTCCAAGCGGCTCGGCATGCACATGGCGTACGGGCCGAATTTGGTCGATAGGGGAGCCGGTGGCGGGCGCCCGAAGCGTGAATACGGCAACGCCATATTGAGCCGTTATCCAATCGTGTCCTCCCAAAACCATGATTTGAGCGCAGTCGAAGTCCATCCCGAAGAATTCGAGCCGCGCGGTATGCTCGAAGCGATCATTGAAATGGAGGGGTTCCGGTTTTCTTTCTATAACACGCATCTATCGCTGATTGACGAGGAAGTGGACCGCAGCTTGACGGAAATCCTGACTATTATAACCGATAACCCGCTTCCCCAAGTGCTGGTGGGGGATTTTAATGCTGCGCCTTCTACCAAGCACGTCAAGCGATTCTCCAAGCATTTTTACAACGCGTTCGGTTCGGGACCTTATCCGGATACGTATAAAAAGCAAGGCGACCACGGCCAAAAAATCGATTATATTTTTCACGATGCCCATTTTCAGGCGATAGAGGCATGGATCATCGACACAGAGGCATCAGATCATGTGCCAATTGTGGCAAAAATCAGAAATTTACAAAACCATAACAATATTTAA
- a CDS encoding endonuclease/exonuclease/phosphatase family protein, with amino-acid sequence MHGDASRTPTVKVMSFNIAHGMGMDGQVDLERTAQVIEASGATIVALQEVDRYFSDRSFYMDQVEWLSERLGMYAAYGANLNQAPDDPERPNRQYGNATLSLYPIKYAENHFLTQVVTDIYNNEQRGVLETVIEVGGTYLKVLNTHLALKDEELEMSVAEILEIAGKSHFPKIIAGDFNAPPTHRHLAHIHRTMTDVFLKTKRGDAYTYPSPYENHETGESFKPMTRIDYIFADHGFDVRDAEKIETAVSDHLPITVELVWTQKHDAAAIIVPAAQPSKQKI; translated from the coding sequence ATGCACGGCGATGCCAGCAGGACACCAACAGTGAAAGTGATGTCGTTCAATATTGCTCATGGAATGGGAATGGACGGCCAAGTGGATTTAGAAAGAACCGCACAAGTGATTGAAGCATCGGGGGCCACCATTGTAGCGCTCCAGGAAGTCGACCGTTATTTTTCAGACCGCAGTTTTTATATGGACCAGGTCGAATGGCTATCCGAACGGCTCGGGATGTACGCCGCATATGGCGCCAATCTGAACCAAGCGCCGGATGATCCGGAACGCCCGAACCGCCAATACGGCAATGCCACGTTAAGCCTTTACCCAATCAAATACGCAGAAAATCATTTTTTGACGCAAGTCGTTACCGATATTTACAATAATGAGCAGCGAGGCGTTCTCGAAACAGTAATTGAAGTCGGGGGCACATACCTCAAAGTGCTGAATACCCATTTAGCGTTGAAAGATGAAGAGCTTGAAATGAGCGTTGCGGAAATATTAGAGATTGCAGGCAAAAGCCATTTTCCTAAAATCATTGCGGGTGATTTCAATGCACCGCCGACACATCGCCATTTGGCCCATATTCACCGGACCATGACAGATGTCTTCCTGAAAACGAAGCGAGGCGACGCCTATACGTATCCGTCTCCTTATGAAAATCACGAAACCGGCGAATCGTTTAAGCCAATGACGCGCATCGATTATATTTTTGCCGACCACGGCTTTGACGTGCGGGATGCAGAGAAAATCGAAACAGCTGTATCGGATCATTTGCCGATCACGGTAGAGCTCGTCTGGACACAGAAACATGACGCGGCTGCGATCATTGTTCCTGCAGCTCAACCATCCAAACAAAAAATTTAA
- a CDS encoding queuosine precursor transporter has product MLLYLNGAFVGLLILSNILAVKLFSISEWAVLPAAVIVYVFTFPITDTIAEVYGKEAARQTVMAGFITQLAALAFIFAAIHLPSAPFFADQAAFESIFSAGFRVTLASLVSYFISQNLDVTIFHKLKARNGESKLWLRNNASTMVSQLVDTTIFITIAFYGTMPLSALAAMILTQYVFKWIVAAADTPLVYLLVKLARRSKTTTQKSFA; this is encoded by the coding sequence ATGCTACTTTATTTAAACGGCGCTTTTGTCGGTTTGCTCATCCTGTCGAATATCTTGGCCGTAAAATTATTTTCCATCAGTGAGTGGGCGGTGCTGCCAGCTGCAGTCATCGTCTATGTCTTCACGTTCCCCATCACTGACACGATTGCGGAAGTATACGGCAAAGAAGCCGCGCGCCAGACGGTCATGGCCGGATTTATCACGCAACTCGCGGCCCTGGCGTTCATCTTTGCGGCCATCCACTTGCCGTCTGCGCCATTTTTTGCGGACCAGGCAGCGTTCGAGTCGATTTTTTCGGCCGGCTTCCGGGTGACGCTTGCGAGCTTGGTGTCTTATTTCATCAGCCAAAACTTGGACGTCACGATTTTCCATAAATTAAAAGCCAGAAACGGCGAGTCGAAGTTATGGCTGCGCAATAATGCCTCGACGATGGTTAGCCAATTGGTGGATACGACGATTTTCATCACGATCGCTTTTTATGGGACGATGCCGCTGTCGGCTTTGGCCGCCATGATTTTGACGCAGTATGTATTCAAATGGATCGTTGCAGCAGCGGACACGCCGCTTGTCTATCTGCTCGTCAAACTCGCGCGCCGCTCCAAGACCACCACTCAAAAAAGCTTCGCTTGA
- the queF gene encoding preQ(1) synthase, whose protein sequence is MAGRNEETLEHLSLLGNQNTRYKFEYDPGILEAIDNLHTRDYFVKFNCPEFTSLCPQTGQPDFATIYLSFIPDKKLVESKALKLYLFSFRNHGDFHEDVVNIIMNDLIELLDPRYIEVWGKFTPRGGLSIDPYTNYGKPGTKYEEMATYRMMNHDMNPETITNR, encoded by the coding sequence ATGGCAGGAAGAAACGAAGAGACACTCGAGCATTTGTCTTTGCTCGGCAACCAGAACACGCGCTACAAATTTGAATACGACCCAGGCATTCTAGAAGCGATCGACAATCTCCACACGCGCGATTACTTCGTCAAATTCAATTGCCCGGAGTTCACTTCGCTGTGCCCGCAAACCGGCCAGCCGGATTTCGCGACGATTTACTTGAGCTTCATTCCCGACAAGAAACTCGTCGAAAGCAAAGCATTGAAGCTGTATTTGTTCAGCTTCCGCAACCACGGCGATTTCCATGAAGATGTCGTCAACATCATCATGAATGACTTAATCGAGCTGCTCGACCCGCGCTATATCGAAGTATGGGGCAAATTCACTCCGCGCGGCGGCTTGTCGATCGACCCGTACACGAACTATGGCAAGCCTGGCACGAAATACGAAGAAATGGCGACGTACCGGATGATGAACCACGACATGAATCCGGAAACGATCACCAACCGATAA
- a CDS encoding cytochrome P450, which translates to MKVKHPIPKAKELDNTLSLLGEGFDFLPGRRKELGSDIFETRLMGKKVVCMAGEEAAELFYNNDYFKRSGAAPLPLEQTLFGRGAVHGRDGEDHHQQKRMFLSMMTPERLEDAKRMMIQELDAKAEQWEQMDEVVLLDEIEEIFTRSMIHWAGLPMKESEVKQRTWELVTMVDSFGLTEGRYLEGMKARNAHEDWLKKIIKQIRKGEYNPPAYTAAYIVAHHRSPNGKLLDLETAAVDLNNAYRPMIATAYFIVFGVMAMHENPVTRGKLQADENNYSHNFAQEVRRYYPFAPVMAAISKKDFNWNGVHFKKDMRVILDLYGTNHHPDSWDNADEFIPERFSTWNGSPFSFVPQGGGDHHTGHRCAGEWMTVMYMQSIFKYFAENLKYSVPEQDLSYDMSRMPTMPKSRLILKDVQKLKNRPDNVFYHEQKNTTVQSGCPFH; encoded by the coding sequence ATGAAAGTGAAGCACCCGATCCCGAAAGCAAAAGAATTGGACAATACCTTATCCCTTCTCGGCGAAGGATTCGATTTCCTGCCCGGCCGCCGCAAAGAACTTGGCTCGGATATTTTCGAAACCCGCTTGATGGGGAAAAAGGTAGTGTGCATGGCCGGCGAAGAAGCGGCTGAACTGTTCTACAATAATGATTATTTCAAACGCAGCGGCGCAGCGCCGCTTCCGCTTGAGCAAACGCTATTCGGACGAGGTGCGGTCCACGGCCGCGACGGCGAAGACCATCACCAGCAAAAGCGCATGTTCCTGTCGATGATGACACCTGAGCGTTTGGAAGATGCCAAACGCATGATGATCCAAGAACTCGATGCCAAGGCCGAACAATGGGAGCAGATGGACGAAGTCGTCCTATTGGATGAAATCGAAGAAATCTTCACGCGCTCCATGATCCACTGGGCAGGGCTTCCGATGAAAGAAAGTGAAGTCAAGCAGCGCACATGGGAACTCGTGACGATGGTCGATTCATTCGGCCTCACTGAAGGGCGCTACCTTGAAGGCATGAAAGCGCGCAATGCGCACGAAGACTGGCTGAAAAAAATCATCAAGCAAATCCGTAAAGGCGAATACAATCCGCCGGCCTATACGGCAGCGTATATCGTCGCCCATCACCGGTCACCGAACGGCAAGCTGCTCGACCTCGAGACGGCAGCTGTCGATTTGAATAATGCCTACCGCCCGATGATCGCTACAGCTTATTTTATCGTCTTCGGCGTCATGGCGATGCACGAAAATCCGGTCACGCGCGGCAAACTGCAGGCAGACGAAAACAATTACAGCCACAATTTCGCCCAGGAAGTGCGCCGTTATTATCCGTTCGCACCGGTTATGGCAGCGATCTCCAAAAAAGATTTCAACTGGAACGGCGTCCATTTCAAAAAAGACATGCGCGTCATCCTGGACCTTTACGGCACGAACCATCACCCGGACTCTTGGGACAACGCCGATGAATTCATTCCAGAACGTTTCAGTACATGGAACGGCAGCCCGTTCTCCTTCGTCCCTCAAGGCGGCGGCGACCACCATACCGGACACCGCTGCGCAGGCGAATGGATGACGGTCATGTATATGCAATCAATCTTCAAATATTTTGCGGAGAACTTGAAATACAGCGTGCCTGAACAAGACTTGTCCTACGACATGTCCCGCATGCCAACTATGCCAAAAAGCCGCTTAATCTTAAAAGACGTGCAAAAACTGAAAAACCGCCCAGACAATGTGTTCTATCACGAACAGAAGAACACAACTGTGCAATCAGGGTGCCCATTCCATTAA
- a CDS encoding phosphotransferase family protein: MTNGFGGLSRQALEWVESKWPGAVLEEAVPLEGGTSSLLYEIRASKDGEQQSVVLRLHHKGEWLDQEPDLAKHEAMSLELAEKADIPAPHILAFDESGEACGMPAVLMTKVPGAVILPPAYDSAWLDGLAETLAEIHRHKAESFPYEYFAYNDARRLERPKWSRVEGDWMRAFYIVAAGGPPVEYCLIHRDYHPGNILWEEGRVSSVVDWVNTCRGPAGVDVGHCRVNLAQLYGTRVANEFLDAYERHAGESFAYDPYWDLLSLIDTLDGSPAVYPGWKTFGMTGLSDELVRYRLDEYLMSLMDRFDDF, translated from the coding sequence ATGACAAATGGATTCGGCGGCTTATCCCGCCAAGCACTCGAATGGGTCGAGTCGAAATGGCCGGGAGCAGTGCTAGAAGAAGCTGTTCCCTTGGAAGGCGGGACTTCTTCACTGCTTTATGAAATTCGCGCTAGCAAAGATGGAGAACAGCAAAGCGTCGTATTGCGGCTTCACCATAAAGGGGAGTGGCTCGACCAGGAACCTGATTTGGCAAAGCATGAAGCGATGAGCCTGGAGCTTGCAGAAAAAGCGGACATTCCGGCTCCGCATATTTTAGCGTTCGATGAAAGCGGCGAAGCATGCGGCATGCCAGCCGTATTGATGACGAAAGTTCCAGGAGCGGTCATCTTGCCGCCCGCCTACGATTCAGCCTGGCTTGATGGGCTTGCTGAAACGCTTGCTGAAATCCATCGCCATAAAGCGGAAAGCTTTCCTTATGAATATTTCGCCTATAATGATGCACGGCGCCTCGAGCGGCCGAAGTGGTCGCGTGTAGAAGGCGATTGGATGCGCGCATTTTATATCGTAGCCGCGGGTGGTCCGCCGGTTGAGTATTGCTTGATCCATCGCGATTATCACCCGGGAAATATTCTGTGGGAAGAGGGGCGCGTCAGCAGCGTTGTCGATTGGGTCAATACGTGCCGCGGGCCGGCGGGGGTCGATGTCGGGCATTGCCGCGTCAACTTGGCCCAGCTTTACGGCACACGGGTCGCAAATGAATTTTTGGATGCTTACGAACGCCATGCCGGTGAATCGTTTGCTTACGATCCGTATTGGGATTTGCTGTCGCTGATCGATACCTTGGATGGCAGCCCGGCAGTCTACCCTGGATGGAAGACGTTCGGCATGACCGGTTTGTCCGATGAATTGGTTCGTTACCGCTTGGATGAGTATTTGATGAGCTTGATGGACCGCTTCGATGATTTCTGA
- a CDS encoding TraR/DksA C4-type zinc finger protein, protein MTDEQQKNLKQELEAQLKSLEQRMEHTEEFETSELSNYDNHPGDNATDLYDQERGMAMEQFKEEEHDDVVAALKAIEDGTYGKCAVCGKDIPYERLEAIPTALTCIDHADHSLDLESRPSEEDVIGSSTDRPAKTEDSRIRDYDNSFEDVENFGSSDGPQDQPGEDQEDFYKDNEAEEDEQFK, encoded by the coding sequence ATGACGGACGAACAGCAAAAGAACTTGAAGCAAGAACTCGAAGCGCAATTGAAATCGCTCGAGCAACGAATGGAACATACAGAGGAATTCGAAACTAGCGAATTATCCAATTACGATAATCACCCAGGCGATAACGCCACTGATTTGTATGACCAGGAACGCGGAATGGCGATGGAGCAGTTCAAGGAAGAAGAGCATGATGATGTAGTGGCTGCGCTTAAAGCCATTGAGGACGGTACGTATGGAAAATGTGCAGTATGCGGTAAAGACATTCCGTATGAGCGGCTTGAAGCCATTCCTACTGCACTGACTTGCATCGACCACGCCGACCATAGCTTGGATTTGGAAAGCCGCCCATCAGAAGAAGATGTCATCGGATCGTCAACAGACCGCCCGGCCAAAACGGAAGACAGTCGAATCCGTGATTACGACAACAGCTTTGAAGATGTCGAGAATTTCGGTTCCTCGGACGGCCCTCAAGACCAGCCAGGTGAAGACCAGGAAGATTTCTATAAAGACAACGAGGCAGAAGAAGACGAACAATTTAAATAA
- a CDS encoding nuclear transport factor 2 family protein, with amino-acid sequence MEHLQKQFLALENSHLAPVARGLNRNMADILDAEFFEFGMSGGTCQRSDFNGDYDLQKDDYRISRFEAKSLGPESVLTIYVLENRTTGIWSHRSSVWKKRQDGWKLFFHQGTKTDGFKKWE; translated from the coding sequence ATGGAACACTTGCAGAAACAATTCTTGGCGTTGGAGAACAGCCATCTGGCACCGGTGGCCAGAGGATTGAACCGGAATATGGCCGACATCCTGGATGCTGAGTTTTTCGAATTTGGCATGTCGGGAGGAACTTGCCAGCGTTCCGACTTTAATGGGGACTATGATTTGCAAAAAGATGACTATCGCATTTCCCGCTTTGAAGCAAAGTCTCTCGGCCCGGAGTCGGTCCTGACAATATATGTATTGGAGAACCGGACGACAGGGATATGGAGCCACCGCAGCTCAGTATGGAAAAAACGCCAGGACGGCTGGAAGCTGTTCTTCCATCAAGGAACGAAGACAGATGGTTTCAAGAAATGGGAATAG
- a CDS encoding thiol-disulfide oxidoreductase DCC family protein: MEHAIVLFDGDCNFCDSSVQFIINHDPAGYFQFASLQSEIGQELSKKHNVPDDVDSLVLIEGGEAYVKSEGALKISHHLTGLWKLAYHLQPFPRVLRDGAYDVIAKNRYKVFGKLDSCMLPPPHIRKRFLDQF, translated from the coding sequence ATGGAGCATGCGATTGTGTTATTCGATGGAGATTGCAATTTCTGCGATTCCAGTGTGCAGTTCATCATCAATCATGACCCGGCAGGTTATTTTCAATTCGCTTCCCTGCAAAGCGAAATCGGACAAGAGCTTTCCAAAAAGCACAATGTCCCGGACGACGTTGACAGCCTGGTGTTGATTGAAGGAGGCGAAGCGTACGTGAAGTCAGAAGGTGCGCTCAAGATTTCACACCATTTGACGGGCCTTTGGAAACTGGCGTATCATCTTCAGCCATTCCCGCGCGTACTTCGCGACGGCGCATACGACGTCATCGCAAAAAACCGCTATAAAGTATTCGGCAAGCTCGACAGCTGCATGCTGCCGCCTCCGCATATCCGCAAGCGTTTTTTGGATCAATTTTAA
- a CDS encoding STAS domain-containing protein: MVRMNLEKIRDFSNFDEAASYILQILSKQAGMNSFYIAKQEAGVSKIIRVHNTKHHLIEEGAASPLPSMLSALSVEHGAQALIIEHIGEHELTRSLGIADGFETGCFIGVPIFYEDGSSYGTVCGLDDGPCELPADLPFIFETLATLLTYVLELERAYGEIESLAAPLVPIVGKVAILPIIGEVRALRAQAIIDHVMHGCAEKGIEVLVIDVSGVSQINSQVGEYLLKLVKVLRLIGVRPVVTGIQPYMAMKVPHFAEALKGTIIEANLETALKRLGFSFQID; this comes from the coding sequence ATGGTGAGGATGAATCTGGAAAAAATAAGGGATTTTAGTAATTTCGACGAAGCGGCTTCGTATATTCTCCAAATTCTCAGCAAACAAGCAGGCATGAATAGCTTCTATATTGCGAAGCAAGAGGCTGGCGTTTCAAAAATCATCAGGGTACATAACACGAAACATCATTTAATTGAAGAGGGGGCAGCATCCCCCCTGCCAAGCATGTTGTCGGCTTTGAGCGTCGAGCATGGGGCGCAGGCATTGATTATCGAACATATTGGAGAACATGAATTGACACGTTCTCTGGGAATTGCGGATGGATTCGAAACAGGGTGTTTTATCGGTGTGCCGATTTTTTATGAAGACGGTTCAAGCTATGGCACTGTCTGCGGCCTTGACGATGGGCCATGCGAGCTGCCGGCGGATTTGCCGTTCATCTTTGAAACGCTCGCCACTTTATTGACGTATGTCTTAGAGCTCGAACGGGCATACGGGGAAATTGAATCGCTGGCTGCGCCGCTGGTTCCCATTGTCGGGAAAGTAGCGATTTTGCCGATCATCGGCGAAGTCAGGGCATTGAGGGCACAGGCCATCATCGACCATGTCATGCATGGTTGTGCAGAAAAAGGCATCGAAGTGCTGGTGATCGATGTCTCCGGTGTATCACAGATCAATTCACAGGTCGGTGAATATTTATTGAAACTTGTGAAGGTTTTAAGGTTGATCGGCGTCCGACCAGTAGTGACAGGCATTCAGCCTTATATGGCGATGAAAGTCCCTCATTTCGCCGAGGCATTAAAAGGGACGATAATCGAGGCGAATCTCGAGACAGCGCTCAAGCGACTCGGTTTCAGCTTTCAAATAGATTAA